The sequence below is a genomic window from Caloenas nicobarica isolate bCalNic1 chromosome 13, bCalNic1.hap1, whole genome shotgun sequence.
GCAAATTCCTGGTGGTgtgggagagggctgtgggctcCTGCTGTGGCTGTGCAGGGATTTCTAGTTAAGGTGACCAAGCCATCAGTAGAgcttcccccccacacacacctctTTGGCTCTGCAGCCTTGAAAGTTGTCCTTGTGTCCTGTTCTCCATACAAAAATTTGTGAGTATATCTGAGACTCTCCAATTTCCAAAACTCTGTAAGCAGAGTAACGGGCCCAGCCATCCTGTGCACTTACTTGTGTGTTTTAACTGCCAGACTcatcttctgccttttccctctGCTCAGAAGGTGTCTGGGGAGCTGAACTTAAAGATCCGGGCAGAGTTTGCCCGCCTTCATCAGatcctggaggaggaggagagagctgtgctggcagagctgggcgAAAAGGAAGAGCAGTCgctggcacagctgcacagGGATGTCCTCCGGCTGGAGGAGGGGATGTCGGTGCTGCAGAGGGACATGGAGCGCATAGAGCAGACCCTGAGCAAGATGGAAGAAGTGTCGTTGCTGGAGGTGAGCATCCTTGGCTGACCCtggcaggaggctgaggggtgttTCAGGATTTGGGATGGGGAGGGTCCTAAATGACAGCACCAGACTCTACCTGAAAGTCACTCTCAGTGCCAGCCCTCTGGATTATCTACACTTGGAGTCTGGAGGCTTTAGTTGTGGTGATCTCTCGGAGGTGGTGGGTCTCAGGagccttcctccttctctgcagcCCCTGTGAAATTGCCTTGGCCGTGGTCCCCAGGCAGCTTCCCCCAGGGTGGGGGGTCCTGGCAGGTTGCTTTCCTCTCTCAGTGCTTCGTGACAGCAGGAGGCAGGACAGGGAGCTTATTTGTGCAGCTGCATGAATTACAGATAGTGACTGCTAATTCTCTCTGCTCCTCACTGCAGGTGGAGAGCCTGGATATCAGGTACGTGTCTGGCATGAAAGAAGCTGATTCCCTTTTCAGGAGCTTATCTCTGTCCCTGGCTGGGACCACATAGGAAAGGGATCTTACCTCAAGTTTTAAAAGCATGACAAATTGCTCAgtgagctgctggtgctgtgaGAGGTGGGGGCTGGTCCCCAGCATGTGTTGgatgctgtccccagggagcatGTGTGTTGAGATGTCTGGGCTGCAAGAGCAGGTGGAGGAGATGTGCTGGTTTGGGATGGGTGCAAGGGTCATGCGTGCTGCAAGCAGGAGCAAGGCTGATGCCACAGACTTTGGGTGCTTTGCCTTCTCCTTGCCCTTTCTTGGCTTCTTGCAACTTGTGGGCCTACAAAACTGACCCTGAGGTGCTGGTTTGTCTGAGGCTGTGAGTAGCTGAGGGCCAGAACTGCCACAGGGGagcatgtccctgtcccctgcctccCTGGGGTCTGCAGTGGGGTGCAGGCCTGGCCTGTTCACCCATGGGGGAGTCCTGTTGGGgtgtgctgggtgctgctctgCCATGAGTCACTGCTCTATGAACGGTGCCGCTGGATCTGTCTCAGTCTGCAACACCTCTGCCCCGAGCTCCTTGTGCTGGCGGTAGCACCACATCAGGGGGAGCAAGCAGCCATTGGAGAGGTTTGTGTCCCATCTTTACCAAATCCATCACATGCAGCAGTGTGCTGCAGTCCTGACCGCACTCTTCCTGCGCTGCTCTCTCTGCCCCAGGCCCGTGGTGCGCGTTGAGACCCAGCCTGCCTTCAACCTGCAGCACTACAGGGATAGCCACAGTGGCCCCTTGCAGTACATCTTCTGGAGACGGATGCTGCAGTCCATCTGTCCCGGTGAGCAGATCTGTGTGAGGGATGGATGTGCTGGATGGtggctggggatgctctgcaCAGGGAAGATACAACCAGTAAAATGCCGTGCTTGGTATCtccacagctcctgccccactCACCTTTGACCCTGAGTCAGCCCACCCCAACTTGGTCTTCTCCAGAGACCTGACAGCAGTGACAGAGAGGAATCGggcccagcctgtccccatcaGCCCCCGGCGCTTCCTTCAGTGCGTCAACGTTCTCGGCGCACAGACCTTCGACAGCGGCCGGCACTACTGGGAGGTCTGGGTGGGCAGGAAAACCAAGTGGGACCTGGGGGTGGCCGCCAAGTCTGTGGACCGGGCAGCGAAAGTCAAGCTGTGCCCCGAGAACGGCTACTGGACACTTCGCCTGCGGAACAGGACGGAGTACTGGGCCACTGCCACCCCATGGGTGCGCCTTACTCCCCGCCGCCCACCCTGGAAAGTCGGGGTCTTGCTGGACTGCCAGGAGGGCACTGTCACCTTCTTTGATGCTGGGGACATGTCCCACCTCTTCACCTTCCACCAGGTCTCTGCGGAGAGATACTGCCCCTTCTTCAGCACCTGCTTCAGCGATGGGAGGGTCAATGTGGAGCCCATGCGCCTCTGCCACCTGGCCCTGTGAGGGACGGGGGAAGTGGCGTGCTTTGGGGACACCAGCCTGGCTGCCTGGGGCCGTGCTGGAGGCCAGTTCTGcacacatggacctgttggGTGTTGGAGGGGCTGTTCTGGTTTCAGTtttgggaggaaggagggggatGAATCTCTTCCCAACTCCCATCTGCCCTCTTTTGTCTGTCCCATGGGCTGTGGTTGCTGCACTGCATTGCCAGAGGTGCCTGGCACCCCTTGAAGAACAACCTTCCACCATTGCATGGTTCCATGACCGCAGCAGAGGTGGCCGTGGACTCCTTGCACCTCCTGTTCCTCCTTGTTCCTGCCCGTACACCCTGTGGAGGAGGACAGCCATCCCTGATCACCATCAGGTGACACTTGACTCTGTGTCCCCACAATGGGCTTTCTCTGCTCAAATTGCTTCATGGGGACAGGCCCTGCGCCCAGGCCAGCGGCAGAGGGAGCTCGGTGCATGGTGTGGGACCCACCGCAGCCCAGGGACTGCAGCTGCCTCCCCTCTGCTTAATCACCATTAAAGCTCATTAGAAAGACTGGTGCCTGCTGGACCTGCTCAT
It includes:
- the LOC135993940 gene encoding zinc-binding protein A33-like, which codes for MAGRSQDRSLREELTCAICCDLFREPVMLDCMHHFCKACIQGYWDSCTRVPSCPQCRREFPGRAFRTHYLLSGLVEKVRRCSSPEHRHKMQKHLEDALQARQKEMENFLQRKHAVQEDICGLTKVSGELNLKIRAEFARLHQILEEEERAVLAELGEKEEQSLAQLHRDVLRLEEGMSVLQRDMERIEQTLSKMEEVSLLEVESLDIRPVVRVETQPAFNLQHYRDSHSGPLQYIFWRRMLQSICPAPAPLTFDPESAHPNLVFSRDLTAVTERNRAQPVPISPRRFLQCVNVLGAQTFDSGRHYWEVWVGRKTKWDLGVAAKSVDRAAKVKLCPENGYWTLRLRNRTEYWATATPWVRLTPRRPPWKVGVLLDCQEGTVTFFDAGDMSHLFTFHQVSAERYCPFFSTCFSDGRVNVEPMRLCHLAL